CGCTTGTCGGAAGAGAAGAAGCCCAACAGCATCCTCGTCCGAAGCGACCCGGCCGACGTCGCGCGCGTCGAGGACCGCACGTTCATCTGCAGCAAGAACGAAGAGGACGCCGGGCCCACTAACAACTGGAAAGACCCCGAGGAGATGCAGGAGATCCTGCGGCCGCTGTTCCGCAACTGCATGCAGGGGCGCACGATGTACGTGATCCCCTTCTCGATGGGGCCGGTCGGTTCGCCGATCGCGCACATCGGGGTGGAGATCAGCGACTCGCCCTACGTCGTCGCGAACATGCACATCATGACGCGCGTGGGCAACAAGGTGCTCGACGTGCTGGGCGACGATGGGCCGTTCGTGCCGTGCGTCCACAGCGTCGGGATGCCGCTGGCCGAGGGTGTGAAGGACGTGCCCTGGCCCTGCAATGCGGACAACAAATACATCACGCACTTCCCCGAGACCAAAGAGGTCTGGTCGTTCGGCAGCGGCTACGGCGGCAACGCGCTGCTGGGCAAGAAGTGCTTCGCGCTGCGGATCGCGTCGGTCATGGCCAAGGAGCAGGGGTGGATGGCCGAGCACATGCTCATCCTGAAACTCACGAGCCCCGAAGGCGACGTCAAGCACATCGCTGCGGCGTTCCCCAGCGCGTGCGGCAAGACCAACCTCGCGATGATGAAGCCCACCCTGCCTGGGTGGAAGCTCGAGACCGTCGGCGACGACATCGCGTGGATGAAGTTCCACGACGACGGCTCGCTCTACGCGATCAACCCCGAGTACGGGTTCTTCGGCGTCGCGCCGGGCACGAACTTCAAGACCAACCCCAACGCGATGGTGTCGCTCAGCAAGAACGCCATCTTCACCAACGTCGGCAAGACGCCCGACGGCGACGTGTGGTGGGAAGATATCGACCGGCCCGCGCCGGATTTGCTCATCGACTGGCACGGCCACGAATGGGTCCACTACGACTCGACCAACAAAGCCGCGCACCCCAACGCCCGCTTCACCGCGCCCGCGAGCCAGTGCCCGGTCATCGCCGACAACTGGGAAGACCCCGGCGGGGTGAAGATCGACGCGATCCTCTTCGGCGGGCGGCGCTCGACGGGCCAGCCGCTCGCGATGCAGTCGTTTGGCTGGGACCACGGCACGTTCCTGGGCTCGACGATGGCGAGCCAGAAGACCGCCGCCGCCGCGGGCAAGGTCGGCGAGCTGCGCTTCGACCCGATGGCGATGCTCCCGTTCTGCGGCTACCACATGGCCGACTACTGGCAGCACTGGCTGGACATGGGCGACCGGGGCGGCGACAAGATGCCCAAGGTGTTCTACGTGAACTGGTTTCGGCAGGGCGGCGATGGCCACTGGCTTTGGCCGGGCTTTGGCGAGAACAGCCGGGTGCTCAAGTGGGTCTGCGAACGCTGCGACGGCAAAGGCGAAGTCACCGAGACCCCGATCGGGCTGCTGCCCACGCCCGGCGCGCTCGACCTCGACGGGCTCGACATCCCCGACGCGGACCTTGCCGAGTTGATGGAGGTCGACGCGAGCCGGTGGATCCAGCAGGTGCCTTCGTTCCGCGAGCACTACGCGCGATTCGGTGACAAGCTGCCCAAGCGATTGGCCGACCAGCTCGACCAGTTGGAGCAGCGGCTGAAGGATGCGCTCTAAGCTCGACGTTTTGTGCCACGGTCGATCCGCTTCAGCGGTCGGCTGTGAGTGACGGACTTCATGCGCTTGAGTCTGCACGGCCGGCCGCTCCGAGCAGCGGATCGACCGTGGCACGATGTTCCTGCGGATCGATCTGCCCATGCCGTCCTACCTCACCCATACCCTCTCGAAACACAAGTGGCTGTTCGCGGTGGCGATCGTCGTCGGCGGGGCGGGCGCGGCGGCGGTGTGGACGTGGGGCGTGAAGCGGCCGCCGGGCGACCCGTTTGTGGAGACCTACAGCGAAGCCGGATTGGCGGAGCGCATCGAGCGCGGCGCGGCGGTGTTTGCCGAGCACAACTGCGCCGAGTGCCACGCGACGACGCGCGACGCGGCAGCGCAGGGCGGCGTCGGGTTCAAGGGACCGCCGCTGGTCGGCATCGTCGGCCAGCGTGTGATGCTCGAAGACGAGAGCACCGTCGAGCGCGACCACCGCTATCTGCGTCGAGCGATCCAGGATTCGGATGCGCAGGTTGTCAAGGGCTATCGATTCCAGCCGATGCTGGATTACGGTTTCCTCGACGACGATGATGTCGATGCGCTGCTGCTGTATGTGCGGTCGTTGGGGGAGGGCGCGTCGGGTGATGTATCTCTAGGCGAATAGCGCCGTTGTGCGTTGCGCCTGCTTGATAGCCGCACCGCTACGCGGTGCCGGTGCCCTGAGTTCTGCGATTTTGTAGCGCGCTCGCAAGGCCCCGGCGTCGCGTAGCGACGCGCCTATTGACCCATGCTCAAGCGTGCAGTGTTTGATCGATGCCGCCGTCGGCACAGCCCCCATCCCACGACCAGCATCACCAGCACCGGGCTCGGGCACGCTGCCCGGCGGGACACCTTCGCCCCAGTGCTCGGTGACGATGTCGAGGTCGCGTTGGTCGATGCGGCCGTCGCCGTTGAGCTCGCCCAGGGCCATCGTGCCGGGGGTGACGGTGTCGCCCCAGTTGGCGAGGAGGATGTCGAGGTCGGCCGCGCCGACAAAGCCGTCCTGGTTGATATCGCCGGCGAGGGTGCTATCGATTTCATCGGAGTAGTACCGTGCGTCGGGGTAGATGGATCGGATCCAGTCGGCGTAGGCGGAGACTCGGGCGGCGGTGGAGAAGTCGTCGTAGGACGAGCCGGTCCCGCCGTTGGTCGTGCCGATGATGACCCATAGCCCGTCGTGGAGCTGCCACCAGCTCGACCCGCTGTCGCCCGGCGCGCGACGGCCGACTCGAAGGGGGTGTGGTCGCCGACGCCTGGCGCGTCGAACTCGGCGGTGAGGCCGTGGTCCTCTTCGATGATGCGGTCGATGGTGTTGGTCCCGGCCGCGCGTCGTGGGCCGTTGGTCGGTTGGAGCGATCCGCTGCTGCCCTCGGTGCCGATGCCCCACGAGCCGTAGCCGTTGAACGTGACGGGGTGGTCGAGTTCGTCGCTGCCGTCGTAGAGCAGGGGCTGGGCGATGGGTTGGCCAGCGGCGTCGAGGATAGAGGCGAGGCGCGGGAGGACGAGGATGCCGATGTCGGTCGATGCGCCGCCGAAGCCCGGCGGGCGGTTGACGCGCTCGGGCGGGACGTAGAATGTGCCGGCCCCCTCGGCATAGTCGTTGCCGAGTCCGTCGCGGAAGCGTTCGCTGTCGATCGGGTTGACGGTCTGGTCGTCGGGCAGGCAGTGTGCGGCGGTGAGGATGTAGCTGAGCGAGCCGTCGGCGCTGTCCCCGATCCACGTGGCGGTGCACTGGCCGATTGTGCCGACGGCGGCGAACTGGTCGGCGTAGCTGTAGGCGATGGCGTCGGCGTAGCCCGCGTCGAGGGTGCCGACGACGTCGGCCGTGTCGCCGCCGCTTGCTGTGAAGTAGTTATTGTTGACGACGATCGCGCCGCCGGGCGCGGCCCACAGCGCAGCCAACGCGGCGGCGAAACACAGGCGGGGGACTGCAGACTTCTGGAACATCGACATACGCACTTTTCTCCGGTCCCCGCTGGGGCAGGATCGTAGCAGGATGGCCTAGGGTGTCCAAGGGTTTCTTTTTGAGTGGCGTGTCGGCGGCGACTGCCGGCTGGGGCGTCGGGTGGGATCGGGTAGAGTGTTGCAAGTGTGGGATATTGAGGCAGTACCGCCACCGGGGATGAGGGCCGGCTAGGATTGGCGCAGCAGAAACCGACATTGCGGAAGCGGCTGAAGGCCGGGCTCAAACGCCTCGGTGCGTGGGGCATCGCGGTCACCTATCACATCCACATCTGGTGTGTCTGGCGGACGGCGCGGATCGAAGTCGCCGGGTGTGACCGGCTGATCGAGGCGATGCGCCGCCACGACCGCCTCGCGCTGGCGATGTGGCACGAAAACCTCATCATCGCGGCCTACGCCCTGCGTGAGTGTCGGCCGACGACGGTGGCGAGCAAGAGCGACATCGGCGACGTCATCTCGACCATCCTCGACCGCCTCGACTACCGCGTCTTCCGCGGCGGCTCGTCACGCGGCAAGTCGCGCCGCTCGCCGGTACTCGAGGAGATGGTGGCCTACTTCAAGTCGCACCGCGACGTGATGATGGCGCTGACAGTGGACGGCTCGGCCGGGCCCGCGCGGAAGATGAAGCCCGGCGTGATCGCGCTGGCCGGCCAGGCGCAGGCACCGATCTTCGTGATGCACTGTGTGTGTCGGCCCTGCTTCCGGATCTGGACATGGGACCGGACACGGGTGCCGCTGGGCTTTGGCAAGATCGTGATCGTGTTCGAGGGCCCGGTGATGCCCGGCGACCCGGGGATCAAGGGGTTCCGTGTCGCGCGTGACAAGACCGACCTGCTGCTGCACGACGCTGCCCGCCGGGCCGAGGCGTACCTCAAGACCAAGCAGCTCCCCGCCACCGACCCCGAGCTGGGGCTCGACCCCGGCTACGGTTCGGATGATATGCGCCGAGGCCGGACGCTGTGTGATGAGAAAACGCCGCTCTTCACGCCGACGCCGATCGGCGAGCAGCTGACGCCGGAGCGTGACGAGGCAGCCCGCACGGAGCAGGCCGAAGACGCTTGACGCAACTACTTCCGCGCTGCCTGCCTGGCTGCTTTGCGTTTGGCTTTGAGTTGTTCTTTGTGGGCCTTGGGGTGCTTCTCCGTCGCGGCGCTATACGCGATCGACGACAGCGCGGTCGCGTGCTTGTCGATGAACGGCCCGGCCTGCTTGGGGAACGCATTGTACGACTCGCGCAGCGTCCAGCCCACGCCCTTCTGCACGTACACGTCGTCGTCGTGCAAGAGCGTTTCCACCAGCGGCAGCACCTCGCGCGGCTTGGGCGGGGTGCGGTTGGGCGAGTGGTAGTAGATCAGCGAGACGATGGACTGCCGGCGGTGCCAGGGGTTCTTTGACGCGTTCCATTTCGTTAGGGTCGGGTAGACCTTGCTGCGGTCGTTGTCGGCTTCGAGCATGCGGGAGTAGGCGCTCGAGAGCAGGTCGCTGTGGGCCCAGTTGTCGCAGCGCGTGATCCAGCCCTTGGCGGTGGGCCAGCACGCGAGCAGGTCGGCCGTGTCGCGCAGCGCGCTGAGCCAGATCGCCGACTGGCTCATGGTCTCGAACCACTTGGCGTCGCGCCAGACCCGGTCCCAGCGTTTGACCTGCTGCTTCGCGGGGAGGTGCGAGAAGCTGTAGCCCTGTTTGAGGGCCTGGCGCTGGGTGGGCAGGGTCAGGCCGAGGTGGGGGATCGTCGAGCCGTGGTAGTCTCGGCGGATCTGGGCGTTTGTGCGGGCGGGGCCACCGACAAGCGTGTCCAGACGGGCAAAAACCTCTTCGACTTCGTGCATACTAGGGACTATACTAGGTGTATGGGGTTGAGGCACGCCCGTGCCCGTCCGTGACGCCCCGGGGATGAGGAGCTGATTTTGAAGACCACCCGCTCGCTGCTGATCGCCGGTATCGGTGCCGCGACGCTGTTTTCTGCGGCCGACGCCGGGGCGATCTACATCCGCCACGACCGCACCGCGACGCCGCACGAAGAACTCGCCGCGATGTTTCCCGCTACGGGGTACTTCGGCCGGACCTTTGGCCAGTCCTGTACCGCGACCCTCGTCTCCCCGACCCAGGTCCTCATCGCCGCCCACTGCGTCGACGGCAACTCCAACGGCAACCCCGACAGCTCCGTCGGCGGCTACGCCTTCGGCCTCGGACCCAACGTGCCCAACACCCTCAATACCAACATCGCCTCCATCGCCATCAACCCCGGCTGGGAATCGTCCAACGGCGACGCCGCCTTCGACTTCGCCGTCCTCACGCTCGAAAACCCGATCACCAACGTCACCCCCGCGATGATCACCAGCGTCAACCCCGTGGGGCAACTCGGCGTCGCCGTCGGCTACGGCAGCCAGGGCACCGGCACCAGCCACTCCGACCCGCCCGGCTCCGACGACAAACTCGCCGTCACCAACATGATCGAACGCTACGGCGACGACCCGGTCTACTCCGACTTCGACACCCTCCAGTTCGACTTCGACTCGCCCTTCGGCAACCGAAGCACCTTCGGTTCAAGCACCCCGCTCGACCTCGAAGGCGCCACCGCCGGCGGCGACTCGGGCAGCCCGCTCATGGCACAGTTCGGCGAGGGCTGGTTCGTCACCGGCGTCCTCAACACCGGGTACAACGACTTCGACTCCGAATCCCAATACGGCGACATCTCCATCTACGCCGCCGTCCAGACCCCCTCCAACCTCGCCTGGCTCCAGTCACAGGGCCTGCGCATCATCGACGACATCACACCCGTCCTCGGCGACGCCAACCGCGACTGGTTCGTCGACCAGTCCGACCTCGATATGGTCCTCGCCGACTGGGGCGACAGCGTCGCCCCCGGCACCGGCGCGGACGTCAGCGGCGACGGCCTCGTGAGCGCCGCCGACCTCGACATCCTCCTGGCGCAGTGGGGCGAAGGCACCGCCTACCCCGGCGTCGCGCTCGCCGCCGCGGTGGTCCCCGAGCCGGGCTCGCTCGCGCTGCTGTCGCTGGGCCTCTTGGCGATCCGTCGTCGGCGCTAACGCAGCGGCGTGATCTCAAACTCAAACTGGTTGGCCGGGTCCGTCCGCCACGCGTCGTCGCCGCGCGCATCGCGCAGCGGGGAGTAGGTGCGGATGCGCACCGTCTTGCCGTCGGGCTCGAACGTCACCAGCCGGAGCCAGCCATCTCCGCCGTTGCCGTGTTCGTCCGACCCGCCGCCGTCGAGCTGCGCGTTGAAGAGCATCTGATGCACGTCGCGCCCCCCGGCGTTGGCGTCGACCCGGTAGCCGACCTGGTCCCCGCCGATGTGGCCGTTGAACACAAACTCGAAGTTGGTCGAGGGGCCGACGAGTTCGTCCCAGAGCGCCTGCCCGCCGTAGGCGTCGTGCCCGATGCCGTAGTTGGCCGGGCTCGTGTCGTAGGTGTCGTCGTGGTTCAGGTAGGTGTGCGTCAGCAGGATGGCGGTGTGCCCGGCATACTCGGGCCGGCCGGCGATCTCCCCGGCCCAGTCGACCGCCGCGGCGCGCGGGCCGAACTCGACGACGACGATCAGGAAGTTGCGCCCGTCCGGGCCGGTGATTTCGAAGTACGCGTTCTCCAGCGTGTGCGCCCCGAAGGCATTGGGCCCCATGCCCCGCAGGATGCCGCCGCCTTGGCCGTCGCTGTTGAGCGGGTTGTCGGTCGGCCCGAAGAACGTGTTGAAGTGCGTCTGCCGATCCTCCGCCCGTCGGATGCCGTAGTCGTGGTTCCCGGTACACAGGATGTAGGGCACATGCCCATCGAGCACCGCGACCGCGCGCTTCGCCGCGACCCACTGCTCAAGCCCCGTCTGGTCCCCAAACCCGTGCCCGCCGCCCTCCATGAT
The sequence above is a segment of the Phycisphaeraceae bacterium D3-23 genome. Coding sequences within it:
- a CDS encoding phosphoenolpyruvate carboxykinase (GTP), which translates into the protein MPTPDRTAPNAPTRHAKLFAWVEKIAKLTRPDAIVWCDGSDAEYQRMLDALVASGAAQRLSEEKKPNSILVRSDPADVARVEDRTFICSKNEEDAGPTNNWKDPEEMQEILRPLFRNCMQGRTMYVIPFSMGPVGSPIAHIGVEISDSPYVVANMHIMTRVGNKVLDVLGDDGPFVPCVHSVGMPLAEGVKDVPWPCNADNKYITHFPETKEVWSFGSGYGGNALLGKKCFALRIASVMAKEQGWMAEHMLILKLTSPEGDVKHIAAAFPSACGKTNLAMMKPTLPGWKLETVGDDIAWMKFHDDGSLYAINPEYGFFGVAPGTNFKTNPNAMVSLSKNAIFTNVGKTPDGDVWWEDIDRPAPDLLIDWHGHEWVHYDSTNKAAHPNARFTAPASQCPVIADNWEDPGGVKIDAILFGGRRSTGQPLAMQSFGWDHGTFLGSTMASQKTAAAAGKVGELRFDPMAMLPFCGYHMADYWQHWLDMGDRGGDKMPKVFYVNWFRQGGDGHWLWPGFGENSRVLKWVCERCDGKGEVTETPIGLLPTPGALDLDGLDIPDADLAELMEVDASRWIQQVPSFREHYARFGDKLPKRLADQLDQLEQRLKDAL
- a CDS encoding c-type cytochrome; translation: MFLRIDLPMPSYLTHTLSKHKWLFAVAIVVGGAGAAAVWTWGVKRPPGDPFVETYSEAGLAERIERGAAVFAEHNCAECHATTRDAAAQGGVGFKGPPLVGIVGQRVMLEDESTVERDHRYLRRAIQDSDAQVVKGYRFQPMLDYGFLDDDDVDALLLYVRSLGEGASGDVSLGE
- a CDS encoding DUF374 domain-containing protein, which encodes MAQQKPTLRKRLKAGLKRLGAWGIAVTYHIHIWCVWRTARIEVAGCDRLIEAMRRHDRLALAMWHENLIIAAYALRECRPTTVASKSDIGDVISTILDRLDYRVFRGGSSRGKSRRSPVLEEMVAYFKSHRDVMMALTVDGSAGPARKMKPGVIALAGQAQAPIFVMHCVCRPCFRIWTWDRTRVPLGFGKIVIVFEGPVMPGDPGIKGFRVARDKTDLLLHDAARRAEAYLKTKQLPATDPELGLDPGYGSDDMRRGRTLCDEKTPLFTPTPIGEQLTPERDEAARTEQAEDA
- a CDS encoding DNA alkylation repair protein, with translation MHEVEEVFARLDTLVGGPARTNAQIRRDYHGSTIPHLGLTLPTQRQALKQGYSFSHLPAKQQVKRWDRVWRDAKWFETMSQSAIWLSALRDTADLLACWPTAKGWITRCDNWAHSDLLSSAYSRMLEADNDRSKVYPTLTKWNASKNPWHRRQSIVSLIYYHSPNRTPPKPREVLPLVETLLHDDDVYVQKGVGWTLRESYNAFPKQAGPFIDKHATALSSIAYSAATEKHPKAHKEQLKAKRKAARQAARK
- a CDS encoding trypsin-like serine protease — its product is MKTTRSLLIAGIGAATLFSAADAGAIYIRHDRTATPHEELAAMFPATGYFGRTFGQSCTATLVSPTQVLIAAHCVDGNSNGNPDSSVGGYAFGLGPNVPNTLNTNIASIAINPGWESSNGDAAFDFAVLTLENPITNVTPAMITSVNPVGQLGVAVGYGSQGTGTSHSDPPGSDDKLAVTNMIERYGDDPVYSDFDTLQFDFDSPFGNRSTFGSSTPLDLEGATAGGDSGSPLMAQFGEGWFVTGVLNTGYNDFDSESQYGDISIYAAVQTPSNLAWLQSQGLRIIDDITPVLGDANRDWFVDQSDLDMVLADWGDSVAPGTGADVSGDGLVSAADLDILLAQWGEGTAYPGVALAAAVVPEPGSLALLSLGLLAIRRRR